A DNA window from Natronogracilivirga saccharolytica contains the following coding sequences:
- the tyrA gene encoding bifunctional chorismate mutase/prephenate dehydrogenase, which translates to MSEKQKSLESFRNRIDEIDDHILKLLQERNETVKKVIDTKIENNLPIFVADREEEKIAAFRNKAAKLGLDVDWAEDFLRMIMSSSRAYQSGNNFPVTRAGKKSILLVGGRGGMGRLYANIAEATGHEVRILDRDDWDQAEELTRNLDLVIITVPIKITEETIARIGPFLSEETILADFTSNKSHVIDAMLHAHSGPVVALHPMHGPDVMNVSKQLMMVCHGRGESEYEWLIEQFKLWGLRIKYVDPEQHDRAMHLIQGLRHFVALLHGSFMKEFELKPEDMADFSSPIYRAELMMTGRIFAQDAELYADIVFSNFERRTLLIEFLEHHHLLADLVKNNDRDGFIREFRQISEFFGNFADQALEESSYMINRLADRFG; encoded by the coding sequence ATGAGTGAAAAACAAAAAAGTCTCGAATCGTTTCGCAACCGCATCGATGAAATTGACGACCACATCCTCAAGTTGCTGCAGGAGAGAAATGAAACCGTAAAAAAGGTAATTGATACAAAAATTGAAAATAATCTTCCCATTTTTGTAGCTGACAGAGAGGAGGAAAAAATCGCTGCTTTCAGAAACAAAGCGGCAAAGCTTGGACTGGATGTTGACTGGGCGGAAGATTTTCTCAGAATGATTATGAGCTCGTCCAGAGCCTACCAGTCCGGCAACAATTTTCCTGTTACCCGTGCCGGCAAAAAAAGTATTCTGCTGGTCGGTGGCCGCGGCGGTATGGGCCGGTTGTATGCCAATATAGCCGAAGCGACCGGACACGAAGTCCGCATTCTGGATCGGGATGACTGGGATCAAGCTGAGGAGTTAACCCGGAATCTGGATTTGGTGATTATTACGGTGCCCATCAAGATCACCGAAGAAACCATTGCCCGTATCGGTCCCTTTCTTTCAGAGGAAACCATACTTGCTGATTTTACCAGCAATAAATCCCACGTCATTGATGCCATGCTTCATGCACACAGCGGCCCGGTCGTTGCTCTTCACCCCATGCACGGCCCTGATGTCATGAATGTATCAAAGCAGCTTATGATGGTTTGTCACGGCAGGGGTGAAAGTGAATATGAGTGGCTGATCGAACAGTTCAAATTGTGGGGGTTGCGCATCAAGTATGTTGATCCGGAGCAGCATGACCGTGCCATGCATCTCATTCAGGGCCTGCGCCACTTTGTTGCGCTGCTGCACGGATCCTTCATGAAAGAATTTGAATTAAAACCGGAAGACATGGCTGACTTTTCCAGCCCGATATATCGGGCAGAACTGATGATGACCGGTCGGATTTTCGCCCAGGATGCCGAACTCTATGCCGATATTGTGTTCTCCAATTTTGAACGAAGGACGCTTTTGATTGAGTTTCTGGAACACCATCACTTATTGGCAGATCTCGTTAAAAACAACGACCGGGATGGCTTTATCAGGGAGTTCAGGCAGATTTCTGAATTCTTCGGCAACTTTGCTGACCAGGCGCTTGAGGAAAGCAGCTACATGATCAACAGGCTGGCAGACCGTTTCGGTTAA
- a CDS encoding alpha/beta hydrolase family protein, translating into MNFLQNSISDIRLSVFLLSLILVASAVTKSTASGYDDKKPITAEDLWNLKRVTTGDASPNGDQIIYQVTGYDIETNESSTNLYVRSLENGKEKQFTSQNADRQPAWSPDGTQIAFVSGRDDGPAQLYLIPADGGEAIKKTDLPVAVSAPKWFPDGKHIAFSANVLPGYDGDFEKLEEMIKEQDDSKVSAKVTENRIYRHWDRWLTDGRYPRIFKLNTETGEITDLMPGSKRYFAMMGSPQYDISPDGSEIAVSANSNPPPYEYLNYDIFLVPTDGSGELENITEHNPANDVSPVYSPDGNTLLYGKQRRTDFYADRTRLVFYDRSTGDREVIEKVVHEGIDLSPSNFIWSKDNREIHFTAQDRGKTSLFSYEIRNDRVREIYRGGTNTGAILTGDQLVFVHRSLKQAPELFRIQTNGRRLSQLTTLNDSIMDNIALGRVENVTYKGANDEDIQMYVVYPPDFDEDKEWPLLVQIHGGPHGIFGDDFHFRWNAQLFASPGYVVAMPNFHGSSSFGQEFTESIHGAHSELPYRDIMKATDYLEERDYIDPERTAAAGGSYGGYMVSWIAGHTDRYQALINHAGVYNIMTQFAADVTYHRKAAYSGSPWEDPDSMQQWNPALYAENFETPMLILHGELDYRVPLTHALEVYGVYKGMGLDARLVYYPDENHWILSPQNSIHWFGEFHSWLERYLGAGPDKTD; encoded by the coding sequence ATGAATTTTCTACAAAACAGTATTTCAGATATTCGATTGTCCGTTTTCCTGCTGAGCCTGATTCTTGTGGCTTCAGCCGTAACGAAGTCAACAGCTTCCGGTTATGATGATAAGAAGCCGATTACAGCAGAAGATCTTTGGAATTTAAAGCGAGTTACTACCGGCGACGCCTCACCAAATGGCGACCAAATCATTTATCAGGTGACCGGATATGATATCGAAACCAATGAGTCCAGCACGAATTTATATGTCCGAAGCCTTGAGAACGGAAAGGAAAAGCAATTTACCAGCCAGAATGCGGACCGGCAGCCCGCCTGGAGCCCTGACGGCACACAGATCGCATTTGTTTCCGGCAGAGATGACGGGCCGGCACAGCTGTACCTGATTCCTGCAGACGGCGGTGAGGCCATTAAAAAAACAGATCTCCCCGTAGCTGTTTCCGCTCCGAAATGGTTTCCCGACGGAAAACATATCGCGTTTTCTGCCAATGTCCTTCCGGGATATGATGGAGACTTTGAAAAACTCGAGGAAATGATCAAAGAGCAGGACGATTCCAAGGTCAGTGCTAAAGTGACAGAAAACCGGATCTACAGACACTGGGATCGATGGCTGACGGACGGACGCTACCCGCGGATTTTCAAACTCAATACAGAGACAGGTGAAATTACTGATCTGATGCCGGGTTCAAAGCGATATTTTGCCATGATGGGATCACCGCAATACGACATCTCACCCGATGGCAGTGAAATTGCCGTATCTGCAAACAGCAATCCGCCGCCCTACGAGTATCTGAATTATGACATTTTTCTCGTTCCGACCGACGGCAGCGGCGAACTGGAAAACATCACCGAGCACAATCCGGCCAACGATGTTAGTCCGGTATACAGTCCGGACGGCAACACTCTGCTTTACGGCAAACAACGCCGCACTGATTTTTATGCCGATCGCACCCGGCTGGTATTCTATGACCGGAGTACCGGAGACCGGGAAGTAATTGAAAAAGTAGTGCATGAGGGCATTGATCTTTCCCCTTCCAACTTCATCTGGTCCAAAGACAACCGGGAGATCCACTTTACTGCTCAGGACCGTGGAAAAACGTCCCTTTTCTCCTATGAAATAAGAAATGACCGGGTCCGGGAGATTTACCGCGGTGGTACAAACACCGGAGCCATCCTGACGGGAGATCAGCTCGTATTTGTACACCGGTCCCTGAAACAGGCGCCCGAGCTCTTCCGCATTCAAACAAACGGACGTCGCCTTTCACAGCTCACGACACTGAATGATTCCATCATGGATAATATCGCGCTTGGCCGGGTGGAAAATGTTACTTACAAAGGTGCCAACGACGAAGATATCCAGATGTATGTGGTGTATCCGCCGGATTTTGACGAAGACAAAGAATGGCCTCTGCTCGTACAGATCCACGGCGGTCCGCACGGAATTTTTGGTGATGACTTTCATTTCAGGTGGAATGCCCAGCTTTTTGCATCGCCGGGATATGTCGTTGCCATGCCCAACTTCCACGGTTCAAGCAGTTTTGGCCAGGAGTTTACGGAATCCATTCACGGAGCACATTCCGAACTGCCCTACCGGGACATCATGAAAGCAACGGATTATCTGGAGGAAAGAGATTACATTGACCCTGAGCGAACCGCAGCGGCCGGAGGCAGCTATGGCGGATATATGGTAAGCTGGATTGCAGGGCACACCGATCGCTATCAGGCGCTTATAAATCACGCCGGGGTCTACAATATCATGACCCAGTTTGCGGCAGATGTGACTTATCACCGAAAGGCTGCTTACAGCGGATCACCCTGGGAGGACCCCGACAGCATGCAGCAATGGAATCCCGCTCTGTATGCTGAAAATTTTGAAACACCGATGCTTATTCTTCACGGGGAGCTGGACTACCGCGTCCCGCTGACCCATGCACTTGAAGTTTACGGGGTATACAAAGGCATGGGACTTGATGCGCGCCTGGTCTACTATCCTGATGAAAATCACTGGATTCTGTCTCCGCAGAATTCAATCCACTGGTTTGGGGAATTCCACAGCTGGTTAGAACGTTATCTTGGTGCAGGACCTGATAAAACGGATTAA
- a CDS encoding CotH kinase family protein: protein MGKYCYCRTTCFFFCAFFIIIITGYSSTKSAENRISGNTTSGAALVINEFLASNNENIADEDGDNEDWIEILNTGNEPVDLNWFGLTDREGDFFRWVFPDTTIMPGEFMIVWASGKDRSTPGKPLHTSFRIASAGEPLRLSDFNGNLIDTVPPVFLPTDFSYGRKPDGSDQWVYFTEPTPGESNTSEGVSLLLEPPSFSHEGGFYSEPFDLKLEAPDGYEGVRIFYTTDGSKPGPDNGTEYHEPVRIDDRTQEPNDISMIPTNRYSPDHQYNENWEEPSGQVFKGTVVRAVSWAPDSKSIETATHTFFVGDQLEERYQLPVFSLATDRDNFFSPDSGIYVNDNFWNRGADWERPVHVSFFETGGRPVLSQDAGVRIHGGTSRGRPLKSLRLYARRSYGETWFEYPFIPDAPVEKYKRFLLRNSGNDWRRTLFRDALMQKLVEHTTVETQYYRPSIVFINGEYWGIHNIRMRYDHRYFETMYDMNRDDLVLLEGDAGIKEGNESDRNAYLQLRDRLEQEDVNNPVIWRNFVEQIDFDNLRDYNIANIYFRNTDWPGNNIDFWRKRTNGAVDGAPEGHDGRWRWLLYDTDFGFNLDYDYVQGYQVEAEHNTLAFAIDGSGNSWPNPQWSVAMLRGALRNTAFRHDFIHRFADLLNTAFDADHVVGEIDKMKAVLDPHIDEHIRRWRGPETRAFWEEEVESMRRFARNRPDTQRRHIASYFNLPGEMNVTLDVNDPDGGYITVHTIDIDKDVPGIPDDPWPWTGIYFRDVPLTITARPNEGYRFAGWDGADSGSEEITIRTFESEMSLKARFEATDVSGSYTGEDEDKPSEFRIEPARPNPFNSKSTIRIALSHDTHIRCTVYSLDGRVAGRMHDGLLRAGYHDLRIDASNWASGIYIAVIEGGGLRETIPVTLIR, encoded by the coding sequence ATGGGGAAATACTGTTACTGCCGGACCACCTGCTTTTTCTTTTGTGCGTTCTTCATCATTATTATTACCGGATATTCCAGCACCAAATCTGCAGAAAACCGTATTTCCGGTAACACGACTTCCGGAGCGGCGTTGGTCATAAATGAGTTTCTGGCGTCTAACAATGAAAATATTGCAGATGAAGACGGAGATAATGAGGACTGGATCGAAATTCTGAACACCGGCAATGAACCAGTCGATTTGAATTGGTTTGGTTTAACGGACAGGGAGGGCGATTTTTTCCGGTGGGTTTTCCCGGATACAACCATCATGCCCGGTGAATTCATGATTGTGTGGGCCTCCGGCAAGGACCGAAGCACCCCCGGAAAGCCCCTTCATACCAGTTTCAGAATCGCCAGCGCAGGTGAACCGCTCAGACTGAGCGATTTTAACGGCAACCTGATTGATACTGTTCCCCCCGTCTTTCTGCCTACTGATTTTTCGTATGGTAGAAAGCCGGATGGTTCTGACCAGTGGGTCTACTTCACAGAACCTACTCCGGGGGAATCCAATACCTCGGAGGGAGTTAGTTTACTGCTTGAACCGCCTTCCTTTTCCCATGAGGGCGGATTCTATTCCGAACCATTCGATCTAAAGCTTGAGGCTCCGGATGGGTACGAGGGAGTCCGGATTTTCTATACAACCGACGGAAGCAAGCCCGGCCCTGATAACGGCACCGAATATCACGAACCGGTGAGAATCGATGACAGGACGCAGGAGCCCAATGACATTTCGATGATTCCGACAAACAGATATTCTCCCGATCATCAATACAATGAGAACTGGGAAGAGCCTTCCGGGCAGGTGTTCAAGGGTACGGTTGTAAGGGCTGTGAGCTGGGCACCGGATTCGAAGTCCATCGAAACAGCCACGCATACGTTTTTTGTCGGAGATCAGCTGGAGGAGAGATATCAGCTTCCGGTGTTTTCGCTTGCTACTGATCGTGACAATTTCTTTTCACCTGACAGCGGTATCTATGTAAATGATAATTTCTGGAACAGGGGGGCTGACTGGGAGCGCCCGGTTCATGTTTCTTTTTTCGAAACCGGAGGCCGGCCCGTCTTGTCGCAGGATGCCGGTGTGAGAATCCACGGAGGCACCTCGCGCGGACGACCGCTGAAATCACTGCGCTTGTATGCCCGGCGCTCCTATGGTGAAACCTGGTTTGAATATCCGTTTATTCCGGATGCACCTGTGGAAAAATACAAACGGTTTCTGCTGCGCAACTCCGGCAACGACTGGCGGCGCACCCTTTTCCGAGACGCACTGATGCAGAAACTCGTCGAACACACCACGGTTGAGACCCAGTATTACCGTCCGTCCATCGTTTTTATCAACGGGGAGTACTGGGGGATCCATAATATCCGGATGCGGTACGATCACCGCTATTTTGAAACCATGTACGATATGAACCGGGATGATCTGGTTCTGCTGGAGGGCGATGCCGGGATCAAGGAAGGCAACGAGAGCGACCGCAATGCATATTTGCAGCTGCGTGATCGGCTGGAGCAGGAAGATGTGAACAATCCCGTTATCTGGCGAAATTTCGTTGAGCAGATCGACTTCGACAACCTGAGGGATTACAATATTGCGAATATTTATTTCAGGAATACCGACTGGCCCGGAAATAATATCGACTTCTGGAGAAAGAGGACCAACGGTGCGGTTGATGGTGCCCCGGAGGGCCATGACGGACGCTGGCGCTGGCTGCTATACGATACCGATTTCGGATTCAATCTTGATTACGATTATGTTCAGGGCTATCAAGTGGAAGCAGAACACAATACGCTTGCATTTGCCATAGACGGAAGCGGCAACTCCTGGCCCAATCCGCAATGGTCAGTTGCCATGCTTCGGGGAGCGCTCAGAAACACGGCATTCCGGCACGATTTTATTCACCGGTTTGCGGATCTGTTGAATACGGCATTTGACGCGGATCACGTAGTCGGTGAAATTGACAAAATGAAAGCGGTTCTGGATCCTCATATCGATGAGCACATTCGCCGCTGGAGAGGTCCTGAAACCAGGGCGTTCTGGGAAGAGGAGGTGGAGTCAATGCGGCGTTTTGCAAGAAACAGGCCCGATACCCAGCGCAGGCACATCGCTTCCTACTTTAATTTACCCGGAGAAATGAATGTGACACTGGACGTGAATGATCCGGACGGAGGGTATATTACTGTCCACACCATAGATATTGACAAAGATGTGCCGGGAATTCCGGATGATCCCTGGCCCTGGACCGGGATATATTTCCGGGATGTACCTCTGACCATAACTGCCCGTCCGAATGAGGGATACCGTTTTGCAGGATGGGATGGTGCCGACAGTGGCAGTGAAGAGATAACAATACGTACTTTTGAAAGTGAAATGTCGCTTAAAGCCCGCTTTGAAGCCACTGATGTATCAGGTAGTTATACCGGAGAAGATGAGGACAAGCCATCTGAATTCCGGATTGAACCGGCGCGACCCAATCCGTTTAACAGCAAATCGACAATTCGGATTGCCCTTTCCCACGATACCCATATTCGCTGTACGGTATACAGTCTTGACGGAAGAGTCGCCGGGCGCATGCATGACGGATTGCTTCGTGCGGGGTATCATGATCTCCGGATTGATGCCTCAAACTGGGCAAGTGGTATCTACATAGCCGTAATTGAAGGCGGCGGCTTAAGAGAAACGATACCGGTTACGCTTATCAGATAA
- the metH gene encoding methionine synthase, translating to MHPIQKELRHRILVIDGAMGTMIQKHNLSEDDFRGTRFKNHSCDLKGNNDLLSITRPDLIFSIHEEFLEAGADIIETNTFSSNPVSQKDYDLEDLVYEINFESAKLARRAADKAAEKTPDKPRFVAGAIGPTNRTLSLSPDVNDPGYRAVTFDEMTACYGAQIPGLMDGGADVLLIETVFDTLNCKAALFAVQEYRRQTGNPVPVMISGTVVDQSGRTLSGQTTEAFWISVSHIPGLLSVGLNCALGSKQMRPFIRELSQIATVPVTLYPNAGLPNEFGEYDESAGFMAKQLRSYAEEGWVNMIGGCCGTTPDHISAFADAALQFKPREVHQAEPYLRLSGLEPLVVRPETNFVNVGERTNVTGSKKFARLIREEQYEEALSVAREQIENGAQIIDVNMDEGMLDSEKVMTTFLNLIMAEPDIAKVPVMVDSSKWSVIEAGLKCLQGKAIVNSLSLKEGEDAFLEQAHKVRDYGAAVIIMAFDEKGQADSYERRIEICKRAYDLLTGKINFPPQDIIFDPNILTVATGIEEHNNYAVDFLRATEWIKKNLPHAKVSGGVSNISFSFRGNNPVREAMHASFLYHAIRAGMDMGIVNAGQLEVYEEIPRELLERVEDVLFNRRDDATERLVDFAETIKEKKGSVESKQDEWRSRPVGKRLEHALLKGIVDYIDEDTEEARKEYDQALDVIEGPLMDGMNVVGDLFGKGKMFLPQVVKSARVMKKAVAWLIPYIEEEKKQLQDDRPKGKVLLATVKGDVHDIGKNIVAVVLGCNNYDVIDLGVMVPAQKILDEALESKADVIGLSGLITPSLDEMVGIAKEMEAREMKTPLLIGGATTSRIHTAVKIAPQYSGPVIHVLDASKSVPVVSNLLSDSQKDPFVEEVRNTYQSLRDRHSQRTQKKNKVSIEAARYNKTPVNWRSEDITAPNHTGLIDVPVPALDELRRYIDWTPFFITWQLSGKYPAILEDSTYGEQARKLFDDAQQMLDQITNENWLKPAVVCGIFPANSIGDDIAIYEDESRSEIRATLRMLRQQTQKRKGQPNRCLADYIAPEESGLADYIGAFAVTAGHGIELPLKHFEEQHDDYSAIMLKALADRLAEAAAEWLHEKVRKEYWGYAPGEQLSNDDLIRENYRGIRPAPGYPANPDHTEKPLLFDLIDAQKKTGITLTESYAMNPAASVCGWYFAHPESEYFSVGNIFRDQVADYACRKSMSLEEAEKWLAPVLGYEPEDYSGSDEENGVSSNVSDASEV from the coding sequence ATGCACCCCATACAAAAAGAGCTCAGGCACCGAATTTTAGTCATTGACGGCGCCATGGGTACTATGATTCAGAAGCACAATCTTTCTGAAGATGATTTTCGCGGTACCAGATTCAAAAACCACTCCTGCGACCTGAAAGGCAATAATGACCTTCTCAGTATCACCCGGCCGGATCTCATTTTTTCCATTCATGAGGAGTTCCTTGAAGCGGGAGCGGATATCATTGAAACCAATACGTTCAGTTCCAACCCGGTTTCCCAGAAAGATTACGATCTGGAAGATCTGGTCTATGAAATCAATTTTGAGTCGGCCAAACTGGCCCGCCGCGCTGCCGATAAGGCTGCAGAGAAAACTCCGGACAAACCGCGTTTTGTTGCCGGTGCGATAGGCCCAACCAACCGGACACTTTCTCTCTCTCCTGATGTCAACGATCCCGGCTACCGGGCAGTCACCTTTGATGAAATGACGGCCTGCTACGGTGCCCAGATACCCGGCCTTATGGATGGCGGGGCCGATGTGCTCCTTATTGAAACGGTATTTGATACTTTAAACTGTAAAGCTGCGCTTTTTGCCGTCCAGGAATACCGGCGGCAAACCGGCAATCCGGTCCCGGTCATGATTTCCGGAACCGTTGTGGACCAAAGCGGACGCACCCTTTCCGGCCAGACAACCGAGGCGTTCTGGATTTCCGTTTCCCACATACCGGGTCTTCTGAGCGTCGGTCTGAACTGCGCTCTCGGCTCAAAACAGATGCGACCCTTCATCCGGGAATTATCACAAATCGCCACCGTGCCGGTCACACTGTATCCCAATGCCGGACTTCCCAACGAGTTCGGTGAATATGACGAATCGGCCGGATTCATGGCGAAGCAGCTCCGGTCGTATGCCGAAGAGGGATGGGTAAATATGATCGGCGGATGCTGCGGCACCACTCCGGATCACATATCCGCCTTTGCGGATGCCGCTTTGCAGTTCAAACCACGCGAAGTGCATCAGGCCGAACCCTATCTCCGCCTGAGCGGCCTCGAGCCCCTTGTCGTGCGGCCTGAAACCAATTTCGTCAATGTCGGCGAGCGCACCAACGTGACCGGATCCAAAAAATTCGCCAGACTCATCAGGGAAGAGCAGTATGAGGAGGCCTTGTCTGTTGCACGCGAACAGATTGAAAACGGTGCCCAGATCATCGATGTCAACATGGATGAAGGCATGCTTGATTCCGAAAAAGTGATGACAACCTTTCTGAACCTGATCATGGCGGAACCGGATATTGCAAAGGTGCCGGTTATGGTGGATTCCTCAAAATGGTCCGTGATCGAGGCCGGACTCAAGTGCCTGCAGGGTAAAGCGATAGTAAACTCACTAAGCCTCAAGGAGGGCGAAGATGCATTCCTTGAACAGGCTCATAAAGTCAGGGATTATGGTGCCGCCGTCATCATAATGGCATTTGATGAAAAAGGCCAGGCAGACTCCTATGAAAGGCGAATTGAAATTTGCAAGCGCGCCTACGACCTGCTTACCGGCAAAATTAACTTCCCCCCGCAGGATATCATTTTCGACCCCAACATTCTCACGGTCGCGACAGGAATTGAGGAACATAACAACTATGCGGTTGATTTTCTCCGTGCCACTGAGTGGATCAAGAAAAACCTGCCCCATGCCAAAGTGAGCGGCGGGGTCAGCAACATTTCATTTTCATTTCGGGGAAACAATCCGGTGCGCGAAGCGATGCATGCCTCGTTTCTGTATCACGCCATCCGGGCAGGAATGGATATGGGTATTGTCAATGCCGGTCAGCTCGAAGTATACGAAGAAATTCCCAGGGAGCTGCTGGAACGCGTCGAGGATGTCCTCTTCAACCGCAGGGATGATGCCACGGAACGACTGGTTGATTTTGCAGAGACCATAAAAGAGAAAAAGGGTTCGGTTGAAAGCAAGCAGGACGAATGGCGGTCCCGGCCAGTCGGAAAAAGACTGGAACACGCGCTTCTGAAGGGAATTGTAGATTATATTGATGAGGATACCGAAGAGGCCAGAAAAGAATATGACCAGGCGCTGGATGTCATAGAAGGTCCTCTTATGGACGGAATGAACGTGGTCGGCGACCTTTTCGGCAAAGGCAAGATGTTTCTGCCCCAGGTGGTCAAAAGTGCACGGGTGATGAAAAAAGCCGTGGCATGGCTGATCCCCTATATTGAAGAGGAGAAAAAGCAGCTTCAGGATGACCGTCCAAAAGGAAAAGTTTTGCTTGCCACGGTGAAGGGTGATGTTCACGACATCGGGAAAAATATCGTTGCCGTTGTGCTGGGATGCAACAATTACGATGTCATCGATCTTGGTGTGATGGTGCCTGCGCAGAAAATTCTGGATGAAGCCTTGGAAAGTAAAGCTGATGTGATCGGACTGAGCGGACTGATTACACCTTCGCTGGATGAGATGGTCGGCATCGCCAAAGAGATGGAGGCCAGGGAGATGAAAACGCCTCTGCTCATTGGCGGCGCCACGACATCCAGAATTCACACCGCTGTTAAAATCGCCCCCCAGTACTCCGGGCCGGTTATTCATGTGCTCGACGCATCGAAAAGCGTGCCCGTTGTAAGCAACCTTCTGTCCGATTCACAGAAAGATCCTTTTGTTGAGGAGGTCCGGAATACGTATCAGAGCCTGAGAGACCGTCACAGCCAAAGAACACAGAAAAAGAACAAGGTATCCATCGAAGCAGCCAGGTATAACAAGACTCCGGTCAACTGGCGCAGCGAGGATATCACAGCGCCGAATCATACGGGTTTGATTGATGTGCCGGTACCCGCGCTGGATGAACTGCGCCGGTATATCGACTGGACCCCGTTCTTTATCACCTGGCAGCTGTCGGGAAAGTATCCCGCTATATTGGAAGACAGCACCTATGGCGAGCAGGCCCGCAAGCTATTCGATGATGCTCAGCAGATGCTGGATCAGATCACAAATGAAAACTGGCTCAAACCTGCTGTGGTATGCGGTATATTCCCTGCAAACAGCATTGGGGATGATATCGCTATTTATGAGGATGAATCGCGGTCAGAGATCCGCGCCACGCTCAGAATGCTCAGGCAGCAGACACAAAAAAGAAAGGGGCAGCCCAACCGTTGTCTGGCTGATTATATCGCACCGGAGGAGAGCGGGCTGGCCGACTACATCGGTGCGTTTGCCGTAACGGCCGGACATGGAATAGAGCTCCCGCTGAAACATTTTGAGGAACAGCACGACGACTACAGCGCCATAATGCTTAAGGCTCTTGCCGACCGTCTGGCAGAAGCAGCGGCAGAATGGCTTCATGAAAAAGTCCGGAAGGAGTACTGGGGCTATGCCCCCGGTGAGCAGCTGAGCAATGACGATCTGATTCGGGAAAATTATCGCGGAATCCGGCCGGCTCCGGGATATCCCGCCAATCCGGATCATACGGAAAAGCCGTTATTGTTCGATCTAATCGATGCCCAAAAGAAAACAGGCATCACATTGACGGAAAGCTATGCCATGAATCCCGCGGCTTCTGTCTGCGGGTGGTACTTTGCACATCCGGAGTCTGAGTATTTTTCTGTCGGAAACATCTTCAGGGATCAGGTCGCCGATTATGCGTGCAGAAAAAGCATGAGTCTGGAAGAAGCAGAAAAATGGCTGGCTCCTGTCCTTGGCTATGAACCGGAAGATTACTCCGGAAGTGATGAGGAAAACGGCGTGTCCAGCAATGTCTCCGATGCATCGGAAGTCTGA